Proteins encoded together in one Streptomyces sp. B1I3 window:
- a CDS encoding S8 family serine peptidase: MAHLASGRTRVLAPAVGLALTASLGFLPTGIAAAAPADEPAATVRADGPEMSYVVNTRGGHGTVKQVRKAIARAGGTVVTSYDRIGVIVVHSKNPDFAASVRAVRGVSSAGATRTNPIVPQATKDIGVEQPLTAGQAEAAAAEATAGQDPLEPLQWDLPAIKADKAHQKSLGSSKVTVAVIDTGVDDTHPDLAPNFDRGASVNCVSGAPDRTDGAWRPAAGESDHGTHVAGTIAAAKNGTGVTGVAPGVKVSGIKVSNPDGFFYTEAVVCGFVWAAEHGVDVTNNSYYTDPWLFNCKNDPDQGALVEAVTRATRYAEGKGVVNVAAAGNSDHDLALDAIEDTTSPNDTTPVTRTVDPSACPDIPTMLPGVVTVSATGAKGLKASYSNYGLGVIDVAAPGGDSTVYQTPAPPATSGLILSTLPGGGFGYKAGTSMASPHVAGVVALIRSTHPHASPAAVKALLTHQADDTACGAPYDINGDGTVDAVCEGGSQYNGFYGAGVVDALDAVRK; the protein is encoded by the coding sequence ATGGCTCATCTGGCTTCCGGACGGACCCGCGTACTCGCGCCGGCCGTCGGACTCGCGCTCACGGCCTCGCTCGGTTTCCTTCCGACGGGGATCGCTGCGGCGGCGCCCGCGGACGAGCCGGCCGCGACGGTCCGGGCCGACGGCCCCGAAATGTCGTATGTGGTGAACACGCGGGGCGGTCACGGGACCGTCAAGCAGGTGAGGAAGGCGATAGCCAGGGCCGGCGGCACCGTCGTGACGTCGTACGACAGGATCGGCGTCATCGTCGTCCACTCGAAGAACCCGGATTTCGCCGCGTCGGTCCGTGCGGTCCGGGGGGTGTCCTCGGCAGGCGCCACCCGCACCAACCCGATCGTTCCGCAGGCCACCAAGGACATCGGGGTCGAGCAGCCGCTCACCGCCGGACAGGCCGAGGCCGCGGCGGCGGAGGCGACGGCGGGTCAGGACCCGCTGGAGCCCCTGCAGTGGGACCTGCCCGCCATCAAGGCGGACAAGGCGCACCAGAAGTCGCTCGGCAGCAGCAAGGTCACGGTCGCCGTCATCGACACGGGCGTGGACGACACGCACCCGGACCTGGCGCCGAACTTCGACCGCGGGGCCTCGGTGAACTGCGTGTCCGGCGCGCCGGACCGGACGGACGGAGCCTGGCGGCCCGCGGCCGGTGAGAGCGATCACGGCACGCACGTCGCCGGCACCATAGCCGCGGCGAAGAACGGCACCGGAGTCACCGGAGTCGCGCCCGGCGTGAAGGTCTCCGGCATCAAGGTGTCGAACCCGGACGGGTTCTTCTACACCGAGGCCGTCGTCTGCGGCTTCGTCTGGGCCGCCGAGCACGGCGTCGACGTGACGAACAACAGCTACTACACCGACCCGTGGCTGTTCAACTGCAAGAACGACCCCGACCAGGGGGCGCTGGTCGAGGCGGTCACCCGCGCCACCCGTTACGCGGAGGGCAAGGGCGTCGTCAACGTCGCCGCCGCCGGCAACTCCGACCACGATCTGGCCCTGGACGCCATCGAGGACACGACGAGCCCGAACGACACCACTCCGGTCACCCGGACGGTCGACCCGAGCGCGTGCCCGGACATCCCGACCATGCTGCCGGGTGTCGTGACGGTCTCCGCGACCGGCGCGAAGGGCCTCAAGGCCTCGTACTCCAACTACGGCCTCGGCGTCATCGACGTCGCGGCCCCGGGCGGTGACTCGACGGTCTACCAGACCCCCGCGCCGCCGGCCACCAGCGGCCTGATCCTGTCCACGCTTCCCGGCGGGGGCTTCGGCTACAAGGCCGGTACGTCCATGGCGTCCCCGCACGTCGCGGGCGTCGTGGCGCTGATCAGGTCGACCCACCCGCACGCCTCACCCGCCGCGGTGAAGGCTCTGCTGACCCACCAGGCCGACGACACCGCGTGCGGCGCCCCGTACGACATCAACGGTGACGGCACCGTCGACGCGGTGTGCGAGGGCGGCTCGCAGTACAACGGCTTCTACGGAGCCGGGGTCGTGGACGCGCTGGACGCGGTCCGCAAGTAG
- a CDS encoding VIT family protein yields the protein MTETQVQAHDEPHENGLGARLNWLRAAVLGANDGVVSTAGLVVGVAGATDDRGALLTAGLAGLLAGSMSMAAGEYVSVSTQRDSEKAALATEKRELEETPEAELAELAGMLEEKGLSAEVAREAAAQLTERDALRAHAEVELGIDPDELTNPWHAAGASFLAFTMGALLPLLAIVLPPAPLRLTVTVLSVLAVLALTGWWSARLGEAPAGRAVLRNMAGGAIAMAVTYAAGALLGAAGV from the coding sequence GTGACGGAGACACAGGTGCAGGCCCATGACGAACCACACGAAAACGGACTTGGCGCCCGGCTCAACTGGCTGCGTGCCGCGGTGCTCGGCGCCAACGACGGCGTGGTCTCCACCGCGGGCCTCGTCGTCGGTGTCGCCGGGGCCACCGACGACCGCGGCGCCCTGCTGACCGCCGGGCTGGCCGGGCTGCTCGCGGGGTCCATGTCGATGGCGGCGGGCGAGTACGTGTCGGTGTCCACCCAGCGCGACTCGGAGAAGGCGGCGCTCGCCACCGAGAAGCGGGAGCTGGAGGAGACCCCGGAGGCCGAACTCGCCGAACTGGCAGGCATGCTGGAGGAGAAGGGGCTGAGCGCCGAGGTCGCCCGGGAGGCCGCCGCCCAGCTCACGGAGCGCGACGCGCTGCGCGCGCACGCCGAGGTCGAGCTGGGCATCGACCCGGACGAGCTGACCAATCCCTGGCACGCGGCGGGTGCGAGCTTCCTGGCCTTCACGATGGGCGCGCTGTTGCCCCTGCTGGCCATCGTGCTGCCACCCGCCCCGCTGCGGCTGACCGTCACGGTGCTCTCGGTACTCGCCGTGCTGGCCCTCACCGGCTGGTGGAGCGCACGTCTGGGCGAGGCGCCGGCGGGGCGTGCGGTGCTGCGGAACATGGCCGGGGGAGCGATCGCGATGGCGGTGACGTACGCGGCGGGGGCGCTGCTGGGCGCGGCGGGGGTCTGA
- a CDS encoding DEDDh family exonuclease: protein MTMLDDRQTAAPWPTAYPQGYAVVDVETTGLARDDRIVSAAVYRLDALGNVEDHWYTLVNPERDPGPVWIHGLTSDVLEGAPLFPEVAAQLSERLAGRVLVAHNAAFDWSMLAREYARAAVTAPVEQRLCTIALSKELRLPLPNHKLESLAAHFGVVQQRAHHALDDARVLAEAFRPSLHAAARGGMRLPLLECRPLTEWSDSPVLPRAGYQPSRGQGSWRPSRKRPACPYPNPGRYESDKPLMQGMRVAFSGDTSVDRELLEDRAVEAGLHVATSVSRLTSLLVTNDPDAATSKTVKAKSFGTPIVEESAFTHLLRDVAPARTVAVPPPSPSSE, encoded by the coding sequence GTGACCATGCTCGACGACCGTCAGACCGCAGCGCCGTGGCCGACCGCCTACCCCCAGGGGTACGCGGTCGTCGACGTGGAGACCACCGGACTCGCCCGCGACGACCGGATAGTGTCCGCTGCCGTCTACCGCCTGGACGCCCTGGGCAACGTCGAGGACCACTGGTACACGCTGGTCAACCCCGAGCGGGATCCCGGCCCCGTCTGGATCCACGGACTGACCAGCGATGTCCTGGAGGGTGCACCCCTCTTCCCGGAGGTCGCCGCCCAGCTCTCCGAGCGGCTCGCCGGGCGGGTGCTCGTGGCGCACAACGCGGCGTTCGACTGGTCGATGCTGGCCCGGGAGTACGCGCGGGCGGCGGTCACCGCCCCCGTCGAACAGCGCCTGTGCACGATCGCGCTCTCCAAGGAGCTCCGGCTCCCGCTGCCCAACCACAAGCTGGAGTCGCTGGCCGCGCACTTCGGCGTGGTGCAGCAGCGCGCCCACCACGCACTGGACGACGCCCGGGTACTGGCCGAGGCGTTCCGGCCGAGCCTGCACGCGGCGGCCCGGGGCGGCATGCGCCTGCCGCTGCTGGAGTGCCGGCCGCTGACCGAGTGGAGCGACTCCCCCGTCCTACCGCGCGCCGGCTACCAGCCCTCACGCGGCCAGGGCAGCTGGCGCCCCTCGCGCAAGCGCCCCGCGTGCCCGTACCCGAACCCCGGCCGGTACGAGTCGGACAAGCCCCTCATGCAGGGCATGCGGGTGGCGTTCTCCGGGGACACCTCCGTCGACCGCGAGCTCCTGGAGGACCGGGCCGTGGAGGCCGGTCTGCACGTGGCGACCAGCGTCTCCCGGCTGACGAGCCTGCTCGTCACCAACGATCCGGACGCGGCCACGTCCAAGACCGTCAAGGCCAAGTCGTTCGGGACCCCGATCGTGGAGGAGAGCGCATTCACGCATCTGCTGCGCGACGTCGCCCCGGCCCGCACGGTCGCCGTACCACCGCCGTCACCGTCATCGGAGTGA
- a CDS encoding SURF1 family protein, with protein MYRFLLTRQWVIVTLLVLVLIPTMVELGFWQLHRHEHRVAQNALITRNLEAAPAPVSRLTSPGHTVPRSDYWRAVTATGTFDTAHEVVVRRRTSRDERIGVLVLTPFDLKGGGTVLVNRGWVPAAATQEAFPRVPAPPSGEITLTGRLKADETTGASGIRDLAGLPDRQVMLINSAQQAQLLGRPVMGGYVELTAPEPADGSPETIAAPDDSSIGPHMAYAVQWWLFAAGVPVGWVILVRREKKDLEQAARDAEAATEPEPVNA; from the coding sequence GTGTACCGCTTCCTGTTGACCCGGCAGTGGGTGATCGTCACCCTCCTCGTCCTCGTCCTGATTCCCACGATGGTCGAGCTGGGTTTCTGGCAGCTGCACCGGCATGAACACCGGGTCGCGCAGAACGCGCTGATCACGCGGAACCTCGAGGCGGCCCCGGCACCCGTCTCACGTCTCACGTCGCCGGGTCACACCGTTCCCCGTTCCGACTACTGGCGTGCCGTGACGGCCACCGGGACGTTCGACACCGCGCACGAGGTGGTCGTGCGGCGCCGCACCTCGCGGGACGAGCGCATCGGCGTCCTGGTGCTGACGCCTTTCGACCTCAAGGGCGGTGGCACCGTCCTGGTCAACCGCGGCTGGGTCCCGGCCGCCGCGACCCAGGAGGCGTTCCCGCGGGTCCCGGCGCCGCCGAGCGGCGAGATCACCCTCACCGGCCGGCTCAAGGCCGACGAGACGACGGGCGCCAGCGGCATCAGGGACCTGGCGGGTCTGCCGGACCGCCAGGTGATGCTCATCAACAGCGCCCAGCAGGCGCAGCTGCTCGGCCGCCCGGTCATGGGCGGCTATGTCGAGCTGACCGCCCCCGAACCGGCCGACGGCAGCCCCGAGACGATCGCCGCCCCCGACGACAGCTCGATCGGTCCGCACATGGCCTACGCGGTCCAGTGGTGGCTGTTCGCGGCGGGGGTCCCCGTCGGCTGGGTGATCCTCGTGCGCCGCGAGAAGAAGGACCTCGAACAGGCGGCCCGGGACGCCGAGGCGGCCACGGAGCCGGAGCCGGTGAACGCGTAG
- a CDS encoding DUF485 domain-containing protein produces MATDAPPPEGSTDNRPAQPTTEAFLEAQNSAEFAELRRSHRSFAFPLTVGFIAWYLLYVLLSSYAGDFMGTVVFANFNVAFVFGLAQFATTFLIAWFYSRHATRKLDPQAAAIKSRMEADA; encoded by the coding sequence GTGGCTACCGATGCACCGCCGCCCGAGGGCAGTACGGACAACAGGCCCGCCCAGCCCACCACCGAGGCGTTCCTCGAGGCGCAGAACAGTGCGGAGTTCGCCGAACTGCGCCGGTCCCACCGTTCCTTCGCCTTCCCGCTGACCGTCGGCTTCATCGCCTGGTACCTGCTGTACGTGCTGCTGTCCAGCTACGCCGGCGACTTCATGGGCACCGTCGTCTTCGCCAACTTCAACGTGGCCTTCGTGTTCGGCCTCGCCCAGTTCGCCACCACGTTCCTGATCGCCTGGTTCTACTCGCGCCACGCCACGAGGAAGCTCGACCCCCAGGCGGCGGCCATCAAGTCCCGTATGGAGGCCGACGCATGA
- the amaP gene encoding alkaline shock response membrane anchor protein AmaP: protein MIATVNRVLLGLAGLILLVVGGAVLVTGLGVSVPSWWPFEGKSDVLLSKGDRYRWRDEGWWWPTVIAVLAVLVVLALWWLFAQLRRARLAEVLVDSGDGEGALLRGKALEGVLGDEAGAMDGVSAAKVSLTGRRTAPQARVRLLLEPHAAPEQALRGLSEGALEHARTSAGLDELPAEVRLKAVKHRAERVN from the coding sequence GTGATCGCGACCGTCAACCGGGTCCTGCTGGGCCTTGCCGGACTGATCCTCCTCGTCGTCGGGGGCGCCGTCCTCGTGACGGGGCTCGGCGTCTCCGTGCCCTCCTGGTGGCCGTTCGAGGGCAAGAGCGACGTGTTGCTCAGCAAGGGCGACCGGTACCGCTGGCGGGACGAGGGCTGGTGGTGGCCGACCGTCATCGCCGTCCTCGCCGTCCTGGTGGTCCTCGCCCTGTGGTGGCTCTTCGCCCAGCTGCGGCGCGCCCGCCTCGCGGAAGTGCTGGTGGACAGCGGCGACGGTGAGGGAGCTCTGCTCAGGGGCAAGGCCCTGGAGGGAGTGCTCGGGGACGAGGCGGGCGCGATGGACGGGGTGTCCGCCGCGAAGGTCTCGCTGACCGGCCGGCGCACCGCCCCGCAGGCCCGCGTCCGGCTGCTGTTGGAGCCCCACGCCGCCCCGGAGCAGGCGCTGCGCGGACTGTCCGAAGGCGCGCTGGAGCACGCGCGCACCTCGGCCGGCCTGGACGAGCTGCCGGCCGAGGTCCGCCTCAAGGCGGTCAAGCACCGTGCCGAGCGGGTGAACTGA
- a CDS encoding zinc-dependent alcohol dehydrogenase family protein: protein MRATVIHAPRDLRVEEVPDPVVQQPTDVVLRVLRACVCGSDLWAYRGESARQPGQRIGHEFLGVVEEVGSGVGGFSVGDLAVAPFVWSDGTCTYCAEGLTTSCPRGGFWGSVGSDGGQGEAVRVPFADGTLVKLPAAAASDDRLLTALLALSDVLGTGHHAALGAGVRPGSTVAVVGDGAVGLCGVMAAQRLGAERIIALGRHPARTDIARAFGATDVVAERGDAALAAVRELTRGEGAHGVIEAVGTEQSMRTALGIVRDGGSIGYVGVPHGSGTGVDLGVMFDRNIALRGGVAPVRTYIPELLPEVLDGTIDPSPVFDLTVGLDGVPGGYKAMDERTALKVLVKP, encoded by the coding sequence ATGCGCGCCACAGTCATCCACGCACCCCGCGACCTCCGCGTCGAGGAGGTGCCCGACCCCGTGGTCCAGCAGCCCACCGACGTCGTCCTTCGGGTCCTGCGGGCCTGTGTGTGCGGCAGTGACCTGTGGGCCTACCGGGGCGAATCGGCCCGGCAGCCCGGTCAGCGCATCGGCCACGAATTCCTCGGCGTCGTCGAAGAGGTGGGCTCCGGGGTCGGCGGCTTCTCCGTGGGCGACCTCGCCGTGGCCCCGTTCGTCTGGTCCGACGGCACCTGCACCTACTGCGCCGAGGGGCTCACCACCTCCTGCCCCCGGGGCGGCTTCTGGGGATCGGTGGGTTCGGACGGCGGGCAGGGCGAAGCCGTCCGCGTCCCCTTCGCCGACGGCACCCTGGTCAAGCTCCCGGCGGCCGCCGCGTCCGACGACCGGCTGCTCACCGCGCTCCTGGCGCTCTCCGACGTCCTCGGCACCGGGCACCACGCCGCGCTCGGCGCGGGCGTGCGGCCCGGCAGCACCGTCGCGGTCGTCGGTGACGGCGCGGTCGGGCTGTGCGGCGTCATGGCCGCCCAGCGGCTCGGCGCCGAGCGGATCATCGCCTTGGGCCGCCACCCTGCCCGTACCGACATCGCCCGTGCCTTCGGCGCCACGGACGTCGTCGCCGAGCGCGGTGACGCCGCCCTCGCGGCCGTACGGGAGCTGACACGCGGCGAAGGCGCGCACGGGGTGATCGAGGCGGTCGGCACCGAGCAGTCGATGCGCACGGCGCTCGGCATCGTGCGCGACGGCGGCTCCATCGGCTATGTCGGAGTTCCGCACGGCAGCGGCACCGGGGTCGACCTCGGTGTCATGTTCGACCGGAACATCGCCCTGCGGGGCGGCGTCGCCCCCGTGCGCACGTACATCCCCGAACTGCTCCCCGAGGTGCTGGACGGCACGATCGACCCGTCTCCCGTCTTCGACCTGACGGTCGGGCTCGACGGGGTGCCGGGCGGTTACAAGGCGATGGACGAGCGCACGGCACTCAAGGTCCTCGTCAAGCCGTAG
- a CDS encoding glycoside hydrolase family 15 protein, whose translation MTPRIEDYAIIGDLQTAALVGRNGSVDWLCLPRFDSGACFAALLGDEENGHWRIAPQGTNSDDTCTRRAYVDDTLVLETFWETRTGTVKVIDFMPQRDKAPDIMRIVEGVSGSVDMSSVLRLRFDFGSVVPWMRRSHGHRVAVAGPDSVWLRSEPPVKTWGQQFSTCSSFTVTEGESVAFVLTWHPSHSPRPRLIDPHKALKHTLTDWAKWSAQCTYKGRHRQAVLRSLITLKALTYAPTGGIVAALTTSLPEEIGGVRNWDYRYCWLRDSTLTLGAMISAGYVEEAAAWRDWLLRAVAGDPADLQIMYGLAGERRLPETELPWLSGYENSRPVRTGNAAVQQRQLDVYGEVIDSLMLAREAGLDNKPHAWNLQLSLLGFLESTWREPDEGLWEIRGQRRHFVHSKVMAWVAADRAVRTLEQHPELPGDADRWRAMRDAVHAEVCEKGYDPVRNTFTQYYGSQELDAATLLIVRTGFLPSDDPRVVGTVDAVREELAHDGLIRRYSTEGVSVDGLPGDEGAFVVCSFWLVDALQRTGRAGEAEELFERLLALRNDVGLLAEEYDPVAGRQLGNYPQAFSHIGLVNSAVDLSAGDAAG comes from the coding sequence GTGACCCCACGCATCGAGGACTACGCCATCATCGGCGATCTCCAGACCGCCGCCCTGGTCGGCAGGAACGGTTCTGTGGACTGGCTGTGCCTGCCCCGCTTCGACTCGGGTGCCTGCTTCGCCGCCCTTCTCGGTGACGAGGAAAACGGCCACTGGCGTATCGCCCCCCAGGGCACGAACAGCGACGACACCTGCACCCGGCGTGCCTACGTGGACGACACCCTGGTCCTGGAGACCTTCTGGGAGACCAGGACCGGGACGGTCAAGGTCATCGACTTCATGCCGCAGCGCGACAAGGCGCCCGACATCATGCGCATCGTCGAGGGCGTCAGTGGCAGCGTCGACATGAGCTCCGTCCTGAGGCTGCGCTTCGACTTCGGCTCCGTGGTCCCTTGGATGCGCCGCTCCCACGGCCACCGGGTCGCGGTGGCCGGCCCCGACTCCGTCTGGCTGCGCAGTGAGCCGCCGGTCAAGACCTGGGGCCAGCAGTTCAGCACCTGTTCCTCGTTCACGGTCACCGAGGGCGAGAGCGTGGCGTTCGTCCTCACCTGGCACCCCTCCCACTCCCCGCGCCCGAGGCTCATCGATCCGCACAAGGCGCTGAAGCACACCCTTACCGACTGGGCGAAGTGGTCCGCGCAGTGCACGTACAAGGGCAGGCACCGGCAGGCGGTGCTCCGCTCCCTGATCACGCTGAAGGCACTCACCTACGCACCCACCGGCGGGATCGTGGCTGCCCTGACCACCTCGCTGCCGGAGGAGATCGGCGGCGTACGGAACTGGGACTACCGCTACTGCTGGCTGCGGGACTCCACCCTCACGCTCGGCGCGATGATCTCCGCCGGCTACGTCGAGGAGGCGGCGGCCTGGCGGGACTGGCTGCTGCGGGCCGTCGCCGGCGACCCGGCGGACCTGCAGATCATGTACGGACTCGCCGGTGAACGGCGGCTGCCCGAGACGGAGCTGCCGTGGCTGAGCGGCTACGAGAACTCCCGGCCCGTGCGCACGGGCAACGCGGCGGTGCAGCAGCGGCAGCTCGACGTGTACGGCGAGGTCATCGACTCGCTCATGCTGGCGCGCGAGGCCGGTCTCGACAACAAGCCGCATGCCTGGAACCTGCAGCTCAGTCTGCTCGGCTTCCTGGAGTCCACCTGGCGTGAGCCGGACGAGGGCCTGTGGGAGATCCGGGGACAGCGCCGGCACTTCGTGCACTCCAAGGTGATGGCGTGGGTCGCGGCCGATCGTGCCGTGCGCACTCTGGAGCAGCACCCCGAGCTGCCGGGCGACGCCGACCGCTGGCGGGCGATGCGGGACGCCGTGCACGCCGAGGTCTGCGAGAAGGGCTACGACCCCGTGCGCAACACCTTCACCCAGTACTACGGGTCGCAGGAGCTGGACGCGGCGACGCTGCTCATCGTGCGGACCGGCTTCCTGCCGTCGGACGATCCCCGGGTCGTCGGCACGGTCGACGCGGTGCGCGAGGAGCTCGCCCATGACGGCCTGATCCGCCGCTACAGCACCGAGGGCGTGTCCGTGGACGGTCTGCCCGGCGACGAAGGCGCGTTCGTCGTCTGTTCGTTCTGGCTGGTCGACGCGCTGCAGCGGACGGGCCGGGCGGGCGAGGCCGAGGAACTCTTCGAGCGGCTCCTCGCCCTGCGCAACGACGTGGGGCTGCTGGCCGAGGAGTACGACCCGGTGGCCGGGCGCCAGCTCGGCAACTACCCGCAGGCGTTCAGCCACATCGGCCTGGTGAACAGCGCGGTCGACCTCAGCGCCGGGGACGCGGCAGGATAG
- a CDS encoding lysoplasmalogenase, producing the protein MIPRAGAPRLVRPLLVAFLTVAAVDLAGLLAGVQAAHLGAKPLLMPLLAAYAAARGGSRPLVAALLCGWAGDVLLLPGSEAAFLAGMGCFAAGHVCYLVLFGRARPRPAVGLAYAVVLVAFLAFLRPGLPGELVIPLTGYSLLLTAMAWRSGALGRCAALGGALFLLSDALIATGVADRPQPPAHDFWIMLTYLAAQYLLTRGALGGSRNSTGAAPGAYREGGIRI; encoded by the coding sequence ATGATCCCCCGTGCCGGTGCGCCCCGGCTCGTGCGCCCGCTGCTCGTCGCCTTCCTCACCGTCGCCGCCGTCGACCTGGCCGGCCTCCTGGCCGGGGTGCAGGCGGCCCATCTGGGCGCCAAGCCGCTGCTGATGCCCCTGCTGGCCGCCTACGCGGCGGCCCGCGGCGGGTCCCGGCCGCTCGTCGCCGCGCTGCTGTGCGGCTGGGCCGGGGACGTGCTGCTGCTGCCCGGTTCCGAGGCCGCCTTCCTCGCCGGGATGGGGTGCTTCGCCGCGGGGCACGTCTGTTACCTCGTCCTCTTCGGGCGCGCTCGCCCCCGCCCGGCCGTGGGACTCGCGTACGCCGTGGTCCTCGTGGCCTTCCTCGCGTTCCTCCGCCCCGGACTGCCGGGCGAACTGGTGATCCCGCTGACCGGGTACAGCCTGCTGCTCACGGCCATGGCCTGGCGGTCCGGCGCCCTCGGGCGGTGCGCCGCGCTCGGCGGTGCCCTCTTCCTGCTCTCCGACGCGCTCATCGCCACCGGCGTCGCCGACCGTCCGCAGCCCCCCGCCCACGACTTCTGGATCATGCTGACCTATCTGGCCGCGCAGTACCTGCTCACCCGGGGGGCGCTCGGCGGAAGCCGGAATTCCACCGGCGCCGCCCCCGGGGCGTACCGTGAAGGCGGTATCAGAATCTGA
- a CDS encoding sterol desaturase family protein — translation MEPNLPDVVLWSIPAFVLLTVLEVVVHRLHPDEDAAGYDAKDAATSVTMGLGSLVFDLLWKIPVVAIYAAVYELTPLRVPVLWWTVLLMLLAQDFFYYWSHRGHHVVRILWACHVVHHSSRKFNLTTALRQPWTSLTVWPFYVPLIACGVHPAALAFCSSANLVYQFWVHTERIDKLPRPFEFVLNTPSHHRVHHASQGGYLDRNFGGILIVWDRLFGSFTAETERPVFGLTKNIATYNPFRVATHEYAAIARDVRAADTWSERAGRVFRGPGWQPSRSGGAGPAPVRPHAATERTG, via the coding sequence ATGGAGCCGAACCTGCCCGATGTCGTGCTGTGGTCCATCCCGGCCTTCGTCCTGCTCACCGTCCTCGAAGTGGTGGTCCACCGGCTTCATCCGGACGAGGACGCCGCCGGGTACGACGCCAAGGACGCCGCCACCAGCGTCACCATGGGGCTCGGCAGCCTGGTCTTCGACCTGCTGTGGAAGATACCCGTCGTCGCCATCTACGCGGCGGTCTACGAACTGACCCCGCTGCGCGTCCCCGTCCTGTGGTGGACGGTCCTGCTGATGCTGCTCGCCCAGGACTTCTTCTACTACTGGTCCCACCGGGGCCACCACGTCGTCCGCATCCTCTGGGCCTGCCACGTGGTCCACCACTCCAGCCGGAAGTTCAACCTCACCACGGCGCTGCGCCAGCCCTGGACCTCCCTGACCGTCTGGCCGTTCTACGTCCCCCTCATCGCCTGCGGGGTCCACCCGGCCGCGCTCGCCTTCTGCTCCTCGGCGAACCTCGTCTACCAGTTCTGGGTGCACACCGAGCGGATCGACAAGTTGCCCCGCCCCTTCGAATTCGTCCTCAACACCCCCTCCCACCACCGGGTGCACCACGCCTCCCAGGGGGGATACCTCGACCGGAACTTCGGCGGCATCCTGATCGTCTGGGACCGGCTCTTCGGCTCCTTCACCGCAGAGACCGAGCGGCCCGTCTTCGGGCTCACCAAGAACATCGCGACCTACAACCCGTTCCGGGTCGCCACGCACGAGTACGCCGCCATCGCCCGGGACGTACGCGCGGCGGACACCTGGAGCGAGCGGGCGGGCCGCGTCTTTCGCGGACCGGGCTGGCAGCCGTCGAGGAGCGGGGGCGCCGGGCCCGCGCCCGTGCGGCCGCACGCCGCCACCGAGCGAACGGGATGA